Proteins encoded together in one Festucalex cinctus isolate MCC-2025b chromosome 8, RoL_Fcin_1.0, whole genome shotgun sequence window:
- the cdab gene encoding cytidine deaminase b isoform X2, translating to MDQVKHTGELMHAEGMDSRGLTEETVKKLINHSQEAKKQAYCPYSKFRVGAALLTVDNCLFTGCNVENACNNLGICAERNVISKAVSEGYTSFKAIAIARQFIREFGLSWDVYLSKPDGSYMKMSVNQLLPVSFGPEDLDMTKVLDISNEY from the exons ATGGACCAAGTCAAACACACGGGGGAGCTGATGCACGCTGAGGGTATGGACTCGAGAGGTTTGACCGAGGAAACGGTGAAAAAGCTGATCAACCACTCGCAGGAGGCAAAGAAGCAAGCGTACTGCCCTTACAGCAAATTCAGAGTCGGAGCAGCTCTCTTGACTGTTGACAACTGCTTGTTTACAG GATGCAACGTGGAGAATGCATGCAACAACCTGGGAATATGTGCTGAGAGGAATGTCATTTCGAAAGCAGTGTCTGAGGGCTACACTTCATTCAAGGCCATTGCAATTGCCAG GCAGTTTATAAGAGAG TTCGGGCTCAGCTGGGACGTTTACCTGTCAAAGCCTGATGGGTCGTACATGAAGATGAGTGTCAACCAGCTGCTGCCAGTCTCATTCGGGCCTGAAGACCTGGACATGACAAAAGTACTGGACATCTCCAATGAGtactga
- the LOC144023750 gene encoding dnaJ homolog subfamily C member 16-like yields MTAVRNSPHPGPCPLALAIFLLVFTERLVETTSGYDPYKVLGVSRSASQAEVKKAYKNLAKEWHPDKNKDPIAEDMFIKVTKSYEILSNQERRANFDRYGQVDENQPFGQSQHHFQNNFYFDESFFHFSRSRDFADSKYFLHHAQFNSDVLPDSHKRPYLIKVTSDWCFACIHIEPVWKETVQELEPLGVGIGIVDLGYERRLANQLGAHRAPSIIGLVNGRVTFFHQAIVREHLRQFIEDLLPQNLVERITDDNYQKFLDSWHVENKPSVLLFDQDFNVPIVYKLTAFAFRDYVHFGYVDQGDTHNIELLRQFNLNSNFPIMLLFKEDTKNPVDIIQARGLNWKIMDVFVSNNKFLQVPRLVNQQLFDELCPVKQFHRRRKYCVLLITNDDQAFLPRNKAFMDFATFNTKDVLRFVYVYQHRQQPLCQALLPNQAVVSPQVVILERRSPAGKVLYLSVIGGWNGSEEDKYRLLEHLELVQKDPTYLTSDATLPELNNEMAPMFLIEWLNAAYDYIHQIYDGLLYSNWREMMPILSLIFSALFILFGTVIIQAFSEPGETKPRNPTPKEQPQNDDDASSRSTTSSRPPKKDFVEVTELTDITYISNLVKLRPGHINVVLVLTNASKNALLRKFAKEVFSFSGTQTIHFSFLNADKHHHWMPSLFHSCSDTSRSASHSDEDEDSSDYSGHVLALNGYKKYFCHFRPVFTGDDLSDASSVSASSFSSDSRRKSRSRSRSSSDSRSRSHSREDGVRSKRGSSRATSIEVHHKLDRLGLWMERLMEGTLPRWHVPSWPSLHAADSIPTES; encoded by the exons ATGACTGCTGTGAGAAACAGCCCACATCCTGGGCCATGCCCACTGGCgctcgccatctttctgctagtTTTTACTGAGCGTTTGGTGGAAACAACCTCTggatatgacccctataaagtGCTGGGTGTCAGCAGGAGTGCGAGCCAAGCAGAAGTCAAGAAGGCATATAAGAACCTTGCCAAAGAATG GCATCCAGATAAGAATAAAGACCCCATTGCTGAAGATATGTTTATCAAGGTTACAAAGTCATATGAG ATTTTGTCTAATCAGGAGAGAAGGGCCAACTTTGACCGCTATGGGCAGGTCGATGAAAACCAACCCTTTGGCCAGTCACAGCATCATTTCCAAAACAACTTCTACTTTGATGAGTCTTTCTTTCATTTCTCCAG GTCCAGGGACTTTGCAGACAGCAAGTACTTTCTTCATCACGCTCAGTTTAACAGCGATGTCCTTCCAGACAGCCACAAGAGGCCGTACCTCATCAAAGTGACCTCTGATTGGTGCTTTGCTTGCATCCACATAGAGCCTGTGTGGAAGGAAACTGTGCAGGAACTTGAGCCACTGG GTGTGGGCATCGGCATTGTGGACCTGGGTTATGAGCGTCGTCTGGCCAATCAGTTGGGAGCTCACCGCGCTCCTTCCATCATCGGACTGGTGAACGGCAGAGTGACCTTCTTCCATCAGGCCATCGTTCGAGAACACCTGCGACAGTTCATTGAGGACCTTCTTCCCCAAAATTTGGTGGAAagg ATCACTGATGACAACTACCAGAAATTTCTGGACAGCTGGCATGTTGAAAATAAACCCAGCGTTCTTTTGTTTGACCAAGACTTCAACGTTCCCATTGTGTACAAG TTAACAGCATTTGCCTTCAGAGACTATGTTCATTTTGGTTACGTAGACCAGGGCGACACACACAACATTGAGCTCCTGCGTCAGTTCAACCTAAACTCAAATTTCCCCATCATGCTGCTATTTAAAGAGGACACCAAAAATCCAGTGGACATCATCCAG GCTAGAGGACTAAATTGGAAGATTATGGATGTGTTTGTCTCCAACAACAAGTTCCTTCAGGTTCCCAGACTGGTCAACCAGCAGCTGTTTGATGAGCTGTGTCCTGTCAAGCAGTTTCACAGACGCAGGaa GTATTGCGTGCTACTGATCACCAACGACGACCAAGCTTTTCTTCCCCGAAATAAGGCCTTCATGGACTTTGCCACATTCAACACGAAGGACGTGCTACGATTCGTGTACGTTTACCAGCATCGGCAGCAGCCTCTCTGCCAGGCTCTGCTTCCTAACCAGGCTGTAGTCTCCCCCCAG GTGGTTATTCTTGAGAGACGGAGCCCGGCCGGCAAGGTGTTGTACCTCTCTGTGATTGGTGGGTGGAATGGCAGCGAAGAAGACAAGTACCGCCTTCTTGAGCATCTGGAGCTTGTTCAAAAGGACCCCACTTATCTGACCTCGGACGCCACCTTGCCAGAGCTCAACAATGAGATGGCCCCA ATGTTCCTGATTGAGTGGCTGAATGCTGCTTATGATTACATCCATCAAATTTACGATGGCCTTCTCTACTCAAACTG GCGAGAGATGATGCCCATCCTGTCATTGATCTTCTCAGCTCTTTTCATACTCTTCGGAACAGTCATTATTCAGGCCTTCAG cgaaCCAGGTGAGACCAAACCCCGGAATCCAACACCAAAGGAGCAACCTCAAAACGACGATGATGCATCAAGTCGATCTACTACCTCAAG CCGCCCCCCCAAGAAGGATTTTGTGGAGGTTACAGAGCTGACTGATATAACGTACATCAGTAACTTGGTCAAGCTGCGGCCGGGCCACATCAATGTTGTACTGGTGCTCACCAATGCCTCTAAGAACGCCTTGTTGCGCAAATTTGCCAAGGAGGTCTTTTCTTTCTCTGG GACTCAGACTATCCACTTCTCCTTCCTCAACGCTGACAAGCATCACCACTGGATGCCCTCACTCTTCCACTCGTGCTCAGACACGTCACGCAGCGCAAGTCATTCCGACGAGGATGAGGACTCATCAGACTACTCCGGCCACGTATTGGCCCTGAATGGCTACAAGAAATACTTTTGCCACTTCAGACCTGTCTTCACTGGGGACGATCTGAGCGATGCTTCGTCAGTCTCGGCGTCATCATTCTCCTCTGACAGCAGGAGAAAATCCCGATCCAGGTCTCGGTCAAGCTCGGACTCTCGATCCCGATCCCATTCTAGAGAGGATGGGGTTAGGTCCAAGAGAGGCTCCAGTAGGGCCACGAGTATAGAGGTGCACCACAAGCTTGACCGCCTGGGACTGTGGATGGAAAGGTTAATGGAGGGTACTCTGCCAAGATGGCACGTGCCTTCCTGGCCCTCCCTCCATGCCGCTGATAGCATCCCCACGGAGAGCTGA
- the cdab gene encoding cytidine deaminase b isoform X3: MDQVKHTGELMHAEGMDSRGLTEETVKKLINHSQEAKKQAYCPYSKFRVGAALLTVDNCLFTGCNVENACNNLGICAERNVISKAVSEGYTSFKAIAIASDMTDQFISPCGGCRQFIREGVHDNVNSTYNIT; the protein is encoded by the exons ATGGACCAAGTCAAACACACGGGGGAGCTGATGCACGCTGAGGGTATGGACTCGAGAGGTTTGACCGAGGAAACGGTGAAAAAGCTGATCAACCACTCGCAGGAGGCAAAGAAGCAAGCGTACTGCCCTTACAGCAAATTCAGAGTCGGAGCAGCTCTCTTGACTGTTGACAACTGCTTGTTTACAG GATGCAACGTGGAGAATGCATGCAACAACCTGGGAATATGTGCTGAGAGGAATGTCATTTCGAAAGCAGTGTCTGAGGGCTACACTTCATTCAAGGCCATTGCAATTGCCAG TGACATGACTGACCAGTTTATCTCTCCATGCGGTGGCTGCAGGCAGTTTATAAGAGAG GGGGTGCATGATAACGTAAACAGCACATATAACATCACTTAG
- the cdab gene encoding cytidine deaminase b isoform X1, with protein MDQVKHTGELMHAEGMDSRGLTEETVKKLINHSQEAKKQAYCPYSKFRVGAALLTVDNCLFTGCNVENACNNLGICAERNVISKAVSEGYTSFKAIAIASDMTDQFISPCGGCRQFIREFGLSWDVYLSKPDGSYMKMSVNQLLPVSFGPEDLDMTKVLDISNEY; from the exons ATGGACCAAGTCAAACACACGGGGGAGCTGATGCACGCTGAGGGTATGGACTCGAGAGGTTTGACCGAGGAAACGGTGAAAAAGCTGATCAACCACTCGCAGGAGGCAAAGAAGCAAGCGTACTGCCCTTACAGCAAATTCAGAGTCGGAGCAGCTCTCTTGACTGTTGACAACTGCTTGTTTACAG GATGCAACGTGGAGAATGCATGCAACAACCTGGGAATATGTGCTGAGAGGAATGTCATTTCGAAAGCAGTGTCTGAGGGCTACACTTCATTCAAGGCCATTGCAATTGCCAG TGACATGACTGACCAGTTTATCTCTCCATGCGGTGGCTGCAGGCAGTTTATAAGAGAG TTCGGGCTCAGCTGGGACGTTTACCTGTCAAAGCCTGATGGGTCGTACATGAAGATGAGTGTCAACCAGCTGCTGCCAGTCTCATTCGGGCCTGAAGACCTGGACATGACAAAAGTACTGGACATCTCCAATGAGtactga